The genomic region CTCGCTCTCCAATGTTCGTGTGCTGCTGCATCGGGCACGGTTGAAGGTCTTTGCGACCGTAGAACATTTTGAGGAAACCGGCGAATGCTGACCTGCAAGGAACAAGTGGCGCGCTCCAGTGATTATCTCGATGGCCAGTTGAGTTTTCGCGAGCGACTGATGATGCGGCATCACTTGATGTTTTGCCCCAATTGCCGGCGATTTATTCGGCAGATGCGGTTGATGCAGGCGACCTTGCGAGTCATGCCGCAGAAGCCGGTCGAGGATGTGGAAGCGCTGGCCGAACGGCTGGCGGCGCAGCGGCGTAAAGATCGTTCCTGAAGAAAAACACAGGCCGGCGCGGGTGAAACGAACGGATGATGGGGATCGTTGCCCCGCGCCAGACTGTTGAACCGCTTCAAGCGATACGACCGGATGTAAACCGCATCGTTTGAAGTGTGTTGCTTCGCTGCTTAGAACTTCGCTTCCGCGTCCAGTTGCAGCGTGTTGGTGTTGGCATCGCGCTGGGTACGGCTGGAGAAGTCGGCTTTGGTCAGGAAGTAAGTGGCACCGAGGGCGAAGTTCTTGTCGATGTCGTAACCGACTTTGAACTTGTGACCGCGAGAACCGGTGGTGCCGTTGGCGAAGTCCGAGTCGGTGAAGGCGCCGACCACGGCGTTACGCTGCACGTCGCGGTAGTTGTAGTCGAGGTTGAGGCCGAAGACTTTCGACTTGGCACCGACCAGCCAGGCGGTGTCCTGATCGGTCACGGCATCGTTGTTCTTCACATATTGGCCGTAGAACGACAGTGGCATCGGCAGGCCACCGATGTCGATCTGGCTGAAACCTTCATACAGGCGGAACTCATTGTTGGCCGAGTTGCCATTGACGGCCAGGGCGCACGGCGTAGACGTGCCGGTGCAACGGCTGTCCTGGTCGTTCTGGTAGGCATAGACGCTGCCGCCGACGGTCAGTTTCAGGTTGTCGGTGATGGCGAAACGGCTGCCCAACTGGCCGGCGGTCAGACGCAGGTCGTGACGAAATTGCACACCTTCGCCGTCGACGTTGTCCTTGAGGTTGTAGTTGCCCAGGCTACCGAACAGTTCGGCACTGCTACCCAGCGGGTATTTGTAGGTCACTGCCAGACCTTCCGGGTTGATGTCGCTGTCCCAGATCACATCACCCATGCTGACCCACGGTTGCAGCATCTTGCCGCCGATCACATGCAGGTTTTTGATGGCGTCCGGGTGGTAGTCGATGTAGCCCAGATCCAACCAGATCTGCTTCTTGTCGAAGTAGTTGTCCATGTCCTGGTTGGTCGAGCGAGCATCGTCACCACCGCCGGTGGCAATGCGGATGCCGGTGTCCACTTGCGGGTTGATTTCGCTGTAGGCACCCAGACGGGCGCGGATGCGTTGACGATCCTTGTCGCGGCCACCGTTGTTGGATTCGCCGTCGATCTTGACCGTTTCCTGGCGCACGCGAACGTCGCCCTTGAACTGGGTCTTGGCGGCCCAAGCCAGTTTCTGGTCGAAGGCACTCAGCTCGTTGGCTTTCTTCGCGGCGACCGCTATTTGTTCGTTGGTCTCTTGCTGCGCCTGCTGCGCGATTTGCTGAGCTTTCTGATCCTTGGCCAGTTCAGCTTGCAGTTCAGCGTACTGCGCCTGGGAAATAGAACCGTTAGCCTTGAGCATGTCGAGCAGTTTGGCGTCGACTGCGGCACTGGCCGGAACACTCATGGCCAGCAACAGGCCGCCGCACAAGGCCGCCGCAGTTTTCGTGGAAGCAAGACGCATAGCAATCTCCGAAGATGAGAGGGATGGCTGAACCATCCTGGACACAACCGACGGTTGAAGGTCGGAAAACAGTGGCCGGGTAGAACCCGACGCTCTAAAAACAGGCGCCAGTATCGCGATGGTTTATGACAGGTCAGTGGCGAAGTGATGGCAGGTCGATGACGATAGAACAGTTTCCGAAATGCCCGATTCAGAGGCTTGAATCGGATTGACGCGTGTGGATTGCCCTGCGATCAGCGATACTCGCGGGGCTGTCACGCCAAGAGGTGGAGAGGAAAATGCCGCTGCAACGTCTGCACACACTGTCGCAAATCGCATCCCGTACCTGGGATGCCCTGGTGCCGGAGAATCAGCCGTTTCTGCGCCATGCGTTCCTCGGTTCACTGGAAGACAGTGGCAGCCTCGGCCCGCATTCCGGCTGGCAGCCCGAGCATCTGCTGCATGTCGAGGGCGAGCGCCTGATTGCCGCGTTGCCCAGTTACCGCAAATGGCATTCCTATGGCGAATACGTGTTCGACCATGGCTGGGCCGATGCCTGCGAGCGTGCCGGCATCGACTACTATCCCAAGTTGTTGACGGCGGTGCCGTTCAGCCCAGTCAGCGGGCCGCGATTGCTGGCGGCGACGATTGAGGATGGTTTTGAGCTGTTGCAGAGCCTGCCGGGTTATCTGGAGATAGAAAAACTTTCCAGCGCCCACATCAACTTCACCGACCCGTTCACCGACGCCGCGTTGGCCGAACAGCCAGGCTGGTTACAACGCATTGGCTGTCAGTACCACTGGCAGAACCGCGGTTACCGGGATTTTCAGGATTTCCTCGACGCCCTCAGTTCGCGCAAGCGCAAGCAAATGCGCAAGGAGCGTGAGCAAGTGGCGGGGCAGGGCATCGACTTCGAATGGCTGGAAGGGCGGCAGTTGGATCAGGCTCAGTGGGATTTTGTGTATGCCTGTTACGCCAATACCTACGCGGTGCGTCGGCAAACGCCGTATCTGACGCGAGAGTTTTTCAGTCTGTTGGCCGAGCGCATGCCGGAGTCGATTCGCGTGGTGTTGGCTAAACAGGGTTCAAGGCCGGTGGCCATGGCCTTCAGTCTGGTGGGGGGTGACAGCTTTTATGGTCGTTACTGGGGCTGCCTGGCGGAGTTCGATCGCCTGCACTTCGAGACCTGTTTCTATCAAGGCATGGACTACGCGATAGCCAATGGTTTTCAGCGTTTCGATGCCGGCGCCCAGGGTGAACACAAACTGATTCGCGGGTTCGAACCGGTGATCACCCACTCCTGGCATTACCTGCGCCATCCGGGCTTGAATGCAGCGGTGAAAGACTTCCTTGAGCGTGAACGTGTCGGGGTGTTGAGGTATGCAGAAGAGGCAAAGACTGCCTTGCCTTACCGACAAGGCTGATCTTTTGATCTTCGCGGTTTAATCAATCCCGACAAACCCGCCGGTCTGGTGCTGCCACAACCGTGCATACAAACCGCCATGGGCCAGCAGTTCGGCGTGGCTGCCGGTTTCAGCAATTTTGCCGTTTTCCAGTACCACCAAGCGATCCATCCGGGCAATGGTCGAGAGACGGTGAGCGATGGCGATTACGGTTTTGCCCTGCATCAGGGTTTCGAGGCTTTCCTGGATCGCCGCTTCGACTTCCGAGTCCAGCGCCGAGGTGGCTTCGTCCATGATCAGGATTGGCGCGTCCTTGAGCAGTACCCGGGCAATGGCGATCCGCTGACGCTGGCCGCCGGAGAGTTTCACTCCACGTTCACCGACGTGGGCATCGAAACCGGCGCGGCCTTCGGAGTCCGACAGCAGTGGAATGAACTCGTCGGCGCGAGCCTTGTGCACCGCCTCCCAGAGTTCGGCATCGGTGGCATCGGGTTTGCCATACAGCAAATTGTCGCGGATCGAACGGTGCAGCAGCGAAGTGTCCTGGGTGATCATGCCGATACGTTCGCGCAGGCTTTCCTGGCCGACTTCAGCGATGTTCTGGCCGTCGATGAGGATGCGCCCGCCCTGCACGTCATACAGGCGCAGCAGCAGATTGACCAACGTCGACTTGCCGGCACCGGACGGCCCGATCAAACCGATTTTTTCACCGGGCTTGATGGTCAGGTTGAGGTCGCCGATGATCCCGCTCTTCTTGCCATAGTGGAAATCGACGTGCTCGAAACGCACCTCGCCACGGGCCACCGCCAAGGGTTTTGCCTGTTCGCGGTCGGTGACGCTGACCGGTTGAGCGATGGTCTGCAAACCATCCTGGACCATGCCGATATTTTCGAAGATGCCGTTGACCACCCACATGATCCAGCCGGACATGTTGACGATGCGGATCACCAGCCCGGTGGCCAAGGCAATCGCGCCCACGCTGATCAGCGACTGCGTCCACAGCCACAGAGCCAGCGCGGTGGTACCGACGATCAGCAGGCCGTTCATGCTGGTGATGACCACGTCCATGCTGGTGACCACACGACCGGCCAGTTGGGCTTTTTCGGTCTGTTCCGCGATGGCTTCGCGGGCGTACTGCTGTTCGAAGTTGGTGTGGGCGAACAGCTTGAGGGTGGTGATGTTGGTGTAGCCGTCGACGATTCGTCCCATGAGTTTGGAGCGCGCATCGGAGGACACCACCGAACGCTCCTTCACCCGCGGCACGAAGTAGTAGAGCGCGCCGATGTAGGCGGCGATCCAGATCAGCAGCGGGATCATCAAGCGCCAGTCGGCTTCGGCGAACAGCACCAGCGAGCTGATCGCGTAGATCAGCACGTGCCACAGCGCATCCACCGCTTGCACGGCAGAGTCGCGCAGGGAGTTGCCGGTTTGCATGATGCGTTGGGCGATGCGCCCGGCGAAGTCGTTCTGGAAGAAATTCAGGCTCTGTTTGAGCACGTAACTATGGTTCTGCCAGCGGATCAGGCTGGTCATGCCGGGACTCAAGGTCTGGTGCACCAGCATGTCATGCAGGGCGAGAAACAAGGGGCGCAGGATCAGCGCAACCGCCGCCATCCAGGCCAATTCCACGCCGTGGACCTTGAAGAAGTCGACGTTGGATGTGCTCTGGGTCAGGTCGATGATGCGGCTCAGGTAGCTGAACAGCGCCACTTCGATCAGCGCACCGAACAGGCCGACGACCAACAAAACGGCGAAGATGGGCCAGACCTGCTTCAGGTAATAGGTATAGAAGGAGAGAACCCGGCTCGGTGGAGACGCCGTCGGGGCATCGCGGAAAATGTCGATCAGTTTTTCGAAACGGCGATAAAGCATCGGTTCTCCGCCCGCGTAGGGGCTCTCCTTTAAACGATGTGAGCGGTGCCGGACCGGCCACCGCTCAAGACTGCCTGTGTACTCAGTCGATACGCTTGGCCGACTTGATCAGCACCGGGTCGACAGGCACGTTCTGCATGCCTTGTTTAGTGGTGGTTTGAGAGTTGACGATGATGTCCACCACGTCCATGCCCTTGACCACTTTGGCGAAGACGGCGTAACCGGCGTCGCGACCCGGATCGAGGAAGGCGTTGTCGGCCACGTTGATGAAGAACTGGCTGGTGGCCGAATCCGGGTTCGAGGTGCGAGCCATCGACAGTGTGCCACGTACGTTGTGCAGACCGTTGCTGGCTTCGTTCTTGATCGGTGCCTTGGTTTCTTTCTGTTGCATCTGCGCCGTGAAACCGCCGCCCTGAGCCATGAAGCCCGGGATCACACGGTGAAAAATCGTGTTGTTGTAGAAGCCACTGTCGACGTACTCAAGAAAGTTCTTGGTACTGATCGGCGCCTTGACCGGGTCCAGTTCGATTTCGATCTGGCCGTTGGTGGTGTCCAGCAGCACGTGCGGTGCCTTGGCTGGCGTGGCGGCCATCAGGTTGGCGGCAAACAGAACGGAGCCGGCGACGAGGGCGATTTTTTTCAGCATGGGTCAGTGATCCTGAGTAGTGGTGTCGACTGCGGTGAGAAACTCGAGCAGGGTTTGGTTGAAGCGTTCGGGTTGATCCAGCGGGGTGGCGTGGCGCGAATCGGCGATCACCACCAGCCGCGCATCGGGCAGCAGTTTTACATAGGTTTCTTTCAGCGCGACCGGGGTGTAGTCACGGTCGGCGCTGACGACGAGGGTTGGACAGGAAACCCTGGAAAGTCGTTCCTGAACCCCCCAGCCAACAATGGCATCGAAGCTGGCGAGATAAGCATGTTTGTCGTTTTTTGCCCAGCGCGCCGCTATTTTTTGTCGTAACGAAGCTTGTTCCGGCTTGGGAAACAGTTTGGCGCCCAGGGCCTTGCCGATGGTGCCCATGCTCAGCACGCGCATCAGGCTCCAGCGTTTGAACCACTGCCAATAATCGTTGCGGCTGCGCCGTTTGACCTCGGGCGCGCTGTTGACGATGCACAGGCTCTTGAGCAGTTGCGGCTGGTCCACCGCCAGTTGAAAAGCGATCATGCCGCCCATCGAAAGCCCCACAAGATGGGCAGGGCCAAGGTTCAAGTGTTCGATCAGCGCGATCAGGTCGGCGCTGAACCCGGCGATGCTGTAACGCTCGCGGGGTTTGTCGGAGCGCCCGTGGCCGCGTACATCCGGCACGATCACCCGATGGTGGGCGGCGAGCGCCGGGATCTGCATTTCCCAGTCCAGGGTGCTGGAGCCCAACCCGTGAACCAGCAGCAACGGCGTGCCGTGGCCATATTCCTCGTAGTGCAGGTTGCAACCTTCATGTTCGAAATAGGCCATGGGTACACTCCGTGTCAGGCTTGTTCGGGCGCGGCGAAGGGCGCATCCAGCGGCGCGGTGTCAAAGGTGCGCAGCAGTTCGATGAGAATCTGCGTCGCCGGGCCCAAGGGTTTGTCCTTGTTCGAATACAGATAGAAACTCGGGTTGCGGCTGCCACCTTGATCCAACGGTAGCAGCTTGAGCGTACCTTCCTTCAATTCGCGCTCGATCATGTGCCGGGGCAGCCAGGCGAAACCCAGGCCGCTGCTGACGAAGGTTGCGGCGGTGGCCAGGCTGCCGACGGTCCAGCGTTGTTCCGCGCCGAGCCAGCCGACATCTCGCGGTTGCTGGCGGCCGGAGTCGCGGATCACCACCTGCATCTGAGTCTCCAGGTCCTGGAAGTTCAGTTCGCGGTTCAGGCGATGCAGCGGGTGTTCAGGGTGGGCGACCGCGACGAATTCGACGTCGCTCAATTCCGCGCCAAGGTAACCGGGAATACTGAGACCGGTGATGGCCAGGTCGGCCACGCCTTCAAGCAGGACCTCTTCGACACCCGACAACACTTCTTCGCGCAGACGCACCCGGCAGCCACGGCTTTGCGGCATGAACGCGGTCAAGGCGCGGACGAGGCGGGCGCTCGGGTAAGCGGCGTCGACCACCAGCCTTACCTCCGCTTCCCAGCCTTGTTCCATGTGGTGGGCCAGGTCTTCCAGTTGGCTGGCCTGTTTCACCAGTTGCCGGGAACGGCGCAGCAGCACGCCGCCGGCCTCGGTGAGCACCGCTTTGCGGCCATCGATGCGCAACAGCGGCACGCCGAGTTGGTCCTGCATGCGCGCAACGGTATAGCTGACCGACGATTGCGAACGGTGCAGCACTTCGGCGGCCTGGGCGAAACCGCCGTGATCGACCACGGCCTGCAACGTTCGCCATTGATCAAGGGTCACGCGGGGCGCTTTCATGTTGAGCTCCTCTTGTCCTAAGCTGGCAGTTCTTATTGGAGACTGCCGAATGAAAAAAATCTGTTGTGTGATGGCGGGGTGTGCGGCGTTGGCGATGTTGCCGCTGACTGCGTTTGCCTACCCGATCGATGTCAATAAACAGCTCAACGGTTTGAAGGTCGACTACAACGCCTACGACACAGACGCCGACATCGGCTCCATTCAGGTCAACAACTACGGCGACACCGACGTCACTTGCAAAGTGGTTTTCAATAACGGCCCGGAAGCGCCGCGCACCCGCAAGATCGACGTACCCGCCGGCAAACACAAAAACGCCACGGCCAAGTTCACCCGCACCATCATCAAGCTGCGTATCGACCTGACTTGCAGCCCGAAATGACATCAAGCCCCTGTGGGAGCGAGCCTGCTCGCGAAAGCGTCGTGTCATTCAATATCATTGTTGCCTGATGCACCGCTTTCGCGAGCAGGCTCGCTCCCACAGGGCATGCTCTGCTTATAAACGAATTTATCGATGCTTTATAGCAGTTATTTGCGCTTTTTCATCGATATGACTCTGTTTAACCTTCACTCCATCGACCTACAGCATTCTCAGATGGAGGCTACATCCCATGTCCCGCGTTCTGATCATCGAAAGCAGCGCCCGTCAGCAAGACTCGGTTTCCCGCCAACTGACCCAGACCTTCATCAGCCAATGGAAAGCCGCACACCCGGCCGACCAGATCACCGTCCGTGACCTGGCCATCAATCCGGTGCCGCACCTGGACATCAACCTGTTGGGCGGCTGGATGAAACCTGCCGAACAACGCAACGAGATCGAACAGGCTTCGCTGGAGCGCTCCAACCAGTTGACCGACGAACTGCTGGCCGCCGACGTGCTGGTGATGGCAGCGCCCATGTACAACTTCGCGATTCCGAGCACCCTGAAAGCCTGGCTCGACCACGTGCTGCGTGCCGGTGTGACTTTCAAATACACCGAGACCGGTCCGCAAGGTTTGCTCAGCGGCAAGCGCGCCTACGTGCTGACCGCTCGCGGCGGGATCTACGCCGGCAGCACCGCGGATCATCAGGAACCTTACCTGCGTCAGGTCATGGGCTTCATCGGCATCCACGACGTCACGTTCATTCACGCCGAAGGCATGAATCTGGGCGGCGACTTCCAGGAAAAAGGCCTGAACCAGGCCAACGCCAAACTGGCCCAGGTCGCCTGAGCCGTTAATCGCCAGATAATCGCTGGATGGTCTAGTGACCTGGCGCAACCCTTCAAGCCTGCACGCGCATCGAACCTCCCTTTGCACTTATTGCTCCTGAGTGCTCTAGCCCGATTGAACGCTTTAGCGAGATCGGGCTTTTTTTTGCCTATTGCACTGAATTGAATGCCTGATTTATATCCGGCATGCTCCGGTAGATGACACCGTGCAGCAACTGGCTATTCATGCCGTGAGCGGTGTTGTGACGGCGGCTCAACCGTTGATGGTCATTGTGCCCAAGGATCAGCCGATGGAAGATGAGGCCATGTTGGAGAGCAAGGACGTCGGTTTTGTCTGGCA from Pseudomonas sp. GGS8 harbors:
- a CDS encoding peptidylprolyl isomerase — its product is MLKKIALVAGSVLFAANLMAATPAKAPHVLLDTTNGQIEIELDPVKAPISTKNFLEYVDSGFYNNTIFHRVIPGFMAQGGGFTAQMQQKETKAPIKNEASNGLHNVRGTLSMARTSNPDSATSQFFINVADNAFLDPGRDAGYAVFAKVVKGMDVVDIIVNSQTTTKQGMQNVPVDPVLIKSAKRID
- a CDS encoding anti-sigma factor, which encodes MLTCKEQVARSSDYLDGQLSFRERLMMRHHLMFCPNCRRFIRQMRLMQATLRVMPQKPVEDVEALAERLAAQRRKDRS
- a CDS encoding alpha/beta fold hydrolase gives rise to the protein MAYFEHEGCNLHYEEYGHGTPLLLVHGLGSSTLDWEMQIPALAAHHRVIVPDVRGHGRSDKPRERYSIAGFSADLIALIEHLNLGPAHLVGLSMGGMIAFQLAVDQPQLLKSLCIVNSAPEVKRRSRNDYWQWFKRWSLMRVLSMGTIGKALGAKLFPKPEQASLRQKIAARWAKNDKHAYLASFDAIVGWGVQERLSRVSCPTLVVSADRDYTPVALKETYVKLLPDARLVVIADSRHATPLDQPERFNQTLLEFLTAVDTTTQDH
- a CDS encoding ABC transporter ATP-binding protein, giving the protein MLYRRFEKLIDIFRDAPTASPPSRVLSFYTYYLKQVWPIFAVLLVVGLFGALIEVALFSYLSRIIDLTQSTSNVDFFKVHGVELAWMAAVALILRPLFLALHDMLVHQTLSPGMTSLIRWQNHSYVLKQSLNFFQNDFAGRIAQRIMQTGNSLRDSAVQAVDALWHVLIYAISSLVLFAEADWRLMIPLLIWIAAYIGALYYFVPRVKERSVVSSDARSKLMGRIVDGYTNITTLKLFAHTNFEQQYAREAIAEQTEKAQLAGRVVTSMDVVITSMNGLLIVGTTALALWLWTQSLISVGAIALATGLVIRIVNMSGWIMWVVNGIFENIGMVQDGLQTIAQPVSVTDREQAKPLAVARGEVRFEHVDFHYGKKSGIIGDLNLTIKPGEKIGLIGPSGAGKSTLVNLLLRLYDVQGGRILIDGQNIAEVGQESLRERIGMITQDTSLLHRSIRDNLLYGKPDATDAELWEAVHKARADEFIPLLSDSEGRAGFDAHVGERGVKLSGGQRQRIAIARVLLKDAPILIMDEATSALDSEVEAAIQESLETLMQGKTVIAIAHRLSTIARMDRLVVLENGKIAETGSHAELLAHGGLYARLWQHQTGGFVGID
- a CDS encoding LysR family transcriptional regulator, with the protein product MKAPRVTLDQWRTLQAVVDHGGFAQAAEVLHRSQSSVSYTVARMQDQLGVPLLRIDGRKAVLTEAGGVLLRRSRQLVKQASQLEDLAHHMEQGWEAEVRLVVDAAYPSARLVRALTAFMPQSRGCRVRLREEVLSGVEEVLLEGVADLAITGLSIPGYLGAELSDVEFVAVAHPEHPLHRLNRELNFQDLETQMQVVIRDSGRQQPRDVGWLGAEQRWTVGSLATAATFVSSGLGFAWLPRHMIERELKEGTLKLLPLDQGGSRNPSFYLYSNKDKPLGPATQILIELLRTFDTAPLDAPFAAPEQA
- a CDS encoding putative porin yields the protein MRLASTKTAAALCGGLLLAMSVPASAAVDAKLLDMLKANGSISQAQYAELQAELAKDQKAQQIAQQAQQETNEQIAVAAKKANELSAFDQKLAWAAKTQFKGDVRVRQETVKIDGESNNGGRDKDRQRIRARLGAYSEINPQVDTGIRIATGGGDDARSTNQDMDNYFDKKQIWLDLGYIDYHPDAIKNLHVIGGKMLQPWVSMGDVIWDSDINPEGLAVTYKYPLGSSAELFGSLGNYNLKDNVDGEGVQFRHDLRLTAGQLGSRFAITDNLKLTVGGSVYAYQNDQDSRCTGTSTPCALAVNGNSANNEFRLYEGFSQIDIGGLPMPLSFYGQYVKNNDAVTDQDTAWLVGAKSKVFGLNLDYNYRDVQRNAVVGAFTDSDFANGTTGSRGHKFKVGYDIDKNFALGATYFLTKADFSSRTQRDANTNTLQLDAEAKF
- a CDS encoding FMN-dependent NADH-azoreductase gives rise to the protein MSRVLIIESSARQQDSVSRQLTQTFISQWKAAHPADQITVRDLAINPVPHLDINLLGGWMKPAEQRNEIEQASLERSNQLTDELLAADVLVMAAPMYNFAIPSTLKAWLDHVLRAGVTFKYTETGPQGLLSGKRAYVLTARGGIYAGSTADHQEPYLRQVMGFIGIHDVTFIHAEGMNLGGDFQEKGLNQANAKLAQVA
- a CDS encoding 3-phosphoglycerate kinase, which codes for MKKICCVMAGCAALAMLPLTAFAYPIDVNKQLNGLKVDYNAYDTDADIGSIQVNNYGDTDVTCKVVFNNGPEAPRTRKIDVPAGKHKNATAKFTRTIIKLRIDLTCSPK
- a CDS encoding GNAT family N-acetyltransferase, producing the protein MPLQRLHTLSQIASRTWDALVPENQPFLRHAFLGSLEDSGSLGPHSGWQPEHLLHVEGERLIAALPSYRKWHSYGEYVFDHGWADACERAGIDYYPKLLTAVPFSPVSGPRLLAATIEDGFELLQSLPGYLEIEKLSSAHINFTDPFTDAALAEQPGWLQRIGCQYHWQNRGYRDFQDFLDALSSRKRKQMRKEREQVAGQGIDFEWLEGRQLDQAQWDFVYACYANTYAVRRQTPYLTREFFSLLAERMPESIRVVLAKQGSRPVAMAFSLVGGDSFYGRYWGCLAEFDRLHFETCFYQGMDYAIANGFQRFDAGAQGEHKLIRGFEPVITHSWHYLRHPGLNAAVKDFLERERVGVLRYAEEAKTALPYRQG